The Elusimicrobiales bacterium DNA segment ACCGCCAGTCGGATGCGGTACGCGCCGGTTACGCATACGACGCGGCGAACCGTCTGAATAGCGATTCGCTCTATACCTACAATTACGACAACAACGGCAACCTGACAACAAAAACGCGCATATCGGACAACGCGCAGACCGCATACATCTACGACGCGCAGAACCGGCTTACGCAAGTAAACCTGCCGTCGGGCTACAGCGAGACGCTCCGCTACGACGCAACAGGCCGTCGCATAGCAAAAACGATAACGCACAACAGCGAGACAATCCGGGAGCAGCATTACATCTACGACGGCGAGGACATCGCATTTGTAACCGACGCCGCCGGCGCACTGAAAAGCCTGTATACGCACGGCCCCGGCACGGATGAGCCGCTGATGTTAAGAAAAGGAGCAAGCGATTATTTCTTGCTGGCGGACGGCCTTGGCAGCATAATAGCGATAGCCGACCAGACGGGAACCGTGGTAGAGCGCACGCAATATCAGGCCTACGGCAGGCCGGTGTTCAAGAACGAGGTAACCGGCAGCACAAGCAGTTGGTCGCAGACGGGCAGTCTTTACAGCTACACCGCCCGGGAATGGGACGCCGAAACCGGCCTGTTCTATTACCGCGCCAGATACTACGCCCCCGACACCGGCAGATTTATCCAGAAGGACCCCATAGGCTTCAACGGCGGAGATACGAACTTGTATGCGTATGTGTACGATAATCCGATGAACCTAACAGATTCACTCGGCTTAAGCGCTGCCGATGTGGAAAGAATTAAGAGTATTTTCAATCGAACAGTGAATAGGATGAATAGGGAGAAAAAGCGTACTAGAATTTCACCGTTGAATAACTTGATATCGA contains these protein-coding regions:
- a CDS encoding RHS repeat-associated core domain-containing protein, whose product is NRPVTITAPGGTQFQFTYDAAGRRTRMDMGVAVAAEYVYDAANQLTGITYRRKTDNAVIASVGYTYDNAGNRATMADDFGSHGFAYDDLHRLTSAVHPSSGALTTQNETFAYDAVGNRQSDAVRAGYAYDAANRLNSDSLYTYNYDNNGNLTTKTRISDNAQTAYIYDAQNRLTQVNLPSGYSETLRYDATGRRIAKTITHNSETIREQHYIYDGEDIAFVTDAAGALKSLYTHGPGTDEPLMLRKGASDYFLLADGLGSIIAIADQTGTVVERTQYQAYGRPVFKNEVTGSTSSWSQTGSLYSYTAREWDAETGLFYYRARYYAPDTGRFIQKDPIGFNGGDTNLYAYVYDNPMNLTDSLGLSAADVERIKSIFNRTVNRMNREKKRTRISPLNNLISIFQRLAHGRFGKPYLFCYEQTDELLGALRKEQKRQSFDDKWDFNNVSTEFHEYAVALSHNPVDPFLKLDPYWNLLREVNR